One genomic segment of Kiritimatiellales bacterium includes these proteins:
- a CDS encoding ABC-F family ATP-binding cassette domain-containing protein produces MIDFQNVTKRFGTQEVLSGVSFCIHSGERVGVVGPNGAGKSTLFALITGELSPDAGEVSLPKNIRPGHLHQQLHAYAQEGSLLEYAVDAIPELKTIAAEVHRLEHNLSAVAEHEKEIALRRIGDLQYEFEHLGGYDIKARAEAALSGVGFKESEFDRPFRSFSGGWQMRAELVRTLSARPDILLLDEPSNYLDLPAVEWLQRFLRSFEGTMLLISHDRYLLESLTDRTLEIAGGNATKYSGGYAYYRKERGQRREQQETAYRNYQEQKEHLERFINRFRAKATKAAQVQSRIKMLEKLEAVKAPAAAPDLSKLRIPPPPRCGAHIIALENAGFSYDGRCRVFSGVTLEINAGEKVALVGFNGMGKTTLLRLLAGTLPVQEGVRRLGHNVVIGYQSQDFAETMPAEKSLLNIVREANPAVPERDVRGLLGSFGFSGDAVTKPAGVLSGGEKIRLAFARIFINPPNFLLLDEPTSNLDIHGREALEKAVRDYSGTVCLVSHDVTFVRNTAERIIAMTPAGVTGYAGGYDYYLEKLESGNSKSSSSGPVNRKPATDTSVLPAKGRESRVQRAQEREAQKGLRIMDAEMEKLHAEQQLLFKKLSAGDPLADYTALNIELAAVIQKLAALESRWLEEADRLSAGK; encoded by the coding sequence ATGATCGATTTTCAAAATGTCACCAAGCGCTTCGGTACACAGGAGGTGCTTTCCGGCGTTTCGTTCTGCATCCATTCCGGCGAGCGCGTCGGCGTGGTCGGACCGAACGGCGCAGGTAAAAGCACCCTGTTTGCCTTGATTACCGGCGAACTGTCGCCGGATGCCGGCGAGGTGAGCCTGCCGAAAAATATACGGCCCGGCCATTTACATCAGCAGCTGCACGCATACGCGCAGGAGGGTTCGCTGCTGGAGTATGCCGTCGATGCGATTCCGGAGCTGAAAACGATCGCCGCTGAAGTTCACCGGCTCGAACATAATTTATCCGCCGTTGCGGAGCATGAAAAAGAGATTGCACTGCGCCGGATCGGCGATCTGCAGTACGAGTTTGAGCATCTCGGCGGGTATGACATTAAAGCACGCGCCGAAGCCGCGCTCAGCGGGGTCGGCTTTAAAGAGAGCGAGTTTGATCGTCCGTTCCGTTCATTCAGCGGCGGATGGCAGATGCGCGCCGAACTGGTACGCACACTCAGCGCACGCCCGGACATTCTGCTGCTCGACGAGCCGTCGAACTATCTCGATCTGCCGGCCGTTGAATGGCTGCAGCGTTTTCTGCGCTCATTCGAAGGCACGATGCTGCTGATTTCGCACGACCGCTATCTGCTCGAGTCGCTTACCGACCGCACGCTCGAAATTGCCGGCGGCAATGCAACTAAATATTCCGGCGGTTATGCTTATTACCGTAAAGAGCGCGGGCAGCGCCGTGAACAGCAGGAGACGGCGTACCGGAATTATCAGGAGCAGAAAGAACATCTCGAACGTTTTATCAACCGGTTTCGCGCCAAAGCGACCAAAGCGGCACAGGTACAGAGCCGTATAAAAATGCTCGAAAAACTCGAGGCTGTTAAAGCGCCGGCGGCAGCGCCGGATCTTTCTAAACTGCGGATTCCGCCGCCGCCGCGTTGCGGCGCACATATTATTGCACTTGAAAACGCCGGGTTTTCCTATGACGGCCGGTGCCGGGTTTTTTCCGGCGTAACCCTCGAAATTAATGCCGGCGAAAAAGTTGCGCTGGTCGGCTTCAACGGCATGGGAAAAACCACACTGCTGCGCCTCCTCGCCGGAACACTGCCGGTGCAGGAAGGCGTGCGGAGACTCGGGCACAACGTGGTTATCGGTTATCAGTCGCAGGATTTTGCAGAAACCATGCCGGCAGAAAAATCGCTGCTGAATATCGTACGCGAAGCCAATCCGGCGGTTCCGGAGCGTGACGTGCGCGGCCTGCTTGGATCCTTCGGGTTTTCAGGCGACGCGGTGACCAAGCCGGCCGGGGTGCTGAGCGGCGGTGAAAAAATCCGGCTCGCTTTTGCGCGTATCTTTATCAATCCGCCCAATTTTCTGCTGCTCGATGAACCGACCAGCAATCTCGACATTCACGGACGCGAAGCGCTCGAAAAAGCTGTCCGTGACTATTCCGGTACCGTGTGTCTTGTCAGTCACGATGTCACCTTTGTGCGCAACACGGCCGAACGGATTATTGCCATGACACCTGCCGGCGTTACCGGTTATGCCGGCGGATACGACTATTATTTAGAGAAACTTGAAAGCGGAAATTCAAAATCAAGCAGTTCCGGGCCTGTGAACCGGAAACCGGCAACTGATACCTCCGTGCTTCCTGCCAAAGGCAGGGAATCGCGCGTGCAGCGCGCACAGGAGCGCGAGGCACAGAAAGGACTGCGGATAATGGATGCTGAAATGGAGAAGTTGCACGCCGAGCAGCAGTTGTTATTCAAAAAACTTTCCGCCGGCGATCCGCTTGCCGATTACACCGCGCTCAATATTGAACTTGCCGCCGTCATCCAGAAACTCGCTGCTCTCGAAAGCCGCTGGCTGGAAGAAGCCGACCGTTTGTCTGCCGGTAAATGA
- a CDS encoding HAD family phosphatase, translating to MKNVFLFDIGNVLVDFDLEQFHARMRAGGFPAEKPSIHDVEQYDAVERGEISDQCYIDYLNRTYGISWTVETLVDIWRDIFTLNRAGRQLFLDAIARGLPVYTLSNIAEYHVSAIERNWPEFFDSATGLFLSYQMGTRKPEPEIYQQVLAQLGVSGGQCFFIDDRPENIAAARVAGIHALQFIPENHAAIHDEVLKFFV from the coding sequence GGAAATGTGCTGGTTGATTTTGATCTGGAGCAATTTCACGCGCGGATGCGCGCCGGCGGGTTTCCGGCGGAAAAACCGTCGATACACGACGTTGAGCAATACGATGCGGTTGAGCGCGGCGAGATCAGCGATCAATGTTATATTGATTATTTAAACCGGACATACGGAATATCGTGGACGGTCGAAACACTGGTCGATATCTGGCGCGATATTTTCACGCTTAACCGTGCCGGCCGGCAGCTGTTTCTGGATGCCATTGCGCGCGGTCTGCCGGTTTACACCCTCAGCAACATCGCCGAATATCATGTCTCCGCCATCGAGCGGAACTGGCCGGAATTTTTCGACAGCGCAACGGGACTGTTTCTCTCCTATCAAATGGGAACGCGCAAGCCGGAGCCGGAAATTTATCAGCAGGTACTCGCACAGCTCGGCGTTTCCGGCGGGCAATGTTTCTTCATCGACGACCGTCCCGAAAATATCGCCGCCGCCCGCGTCGCCGGCATTCATGCTTTGCAGTTTATTCCCGAAAACCATGCTGCCATTCACGACGAGGTATTGAAGTTTTTTGTGTAA